The following coding sequences lie in one Treponema sp. OMZ 790 genomic window:
- a CDS encoding energy transducer TonB: MTRWISSAVCTIILVAVLFCLPVWNIRSSAAISSISDSAIQTMSEVHIVRRIPKKVSPAVQKQNIQPKTAPIIPAPPTEPVPETPEEPEETPDDASEANESNASDASSVPGDEDSFSRAQDPKAVATYKSYALGRIASKKTYPYRARSNGFEGKVRVRIVINPDGKLAQADILEPSKYEILNNACLTSIKKASPFKKMTDGMSAMTLTFIMDFSLK, from the coding sequence ATGACCCGCTGGATTAGCTCTGCAGTTTGCACGATAATTCTTGTTGCCGTATTGTTTTGCTTACCTGTATGGAACATAAGAAGTAGTGCGGCAATATCAAGCATTTCCGACAGTGCGATCCAGACAATGTCGGAAGTACATATAGTAAGACGTATTCCGAAAAAAGTGTCTCCTGCTGTGCAAAAACAAAACATACAGCCGAAAACCGCTCCCATAATTCCGGCACCGCCTACCGAACCTGTTCCCGAAACGCCGGAGGAGCCGGAAGAAACACCTGATGATGCTTCGGAAGCAAACGAGAGCAATGCAAGTGACGCCTCATCCGTGCCCGGTGATGAAGATTCATTTTCCCGTGCTCAAGACCCGAAAGCTGTTGCAACCTATAAATCCTATGCGCTCGGCCGTATTGCTTCAAAAAAGACATATCCGTATAGAGCACGCTCAAACGGTTTTGAAGGAAAAGTACGTGTACGTATTGTCATCAATCCTGATGGTAAGCTTGCTCAAGCAGATATTCTTGAGCCGTCTAAATACGAAATCCTAAACAATGCATGTCTTACCTCAATTAAAAAAGCTTCACCTTTTAAAAAAATGACCGACGGTATGAGCGCTATGACTCTTACCTTTATTATGGATTTTTCTTTAAAATAG
- a CDS encoding colicin E5-related ribonuclease, with the protein MFGLNCENKKEREIIIDDKIRRQMDERGWSEEEIRLLASSDATGASIDRRSPNKTSDGLGRNDTASVFGNDTAYIVVNDRTNEVVQISDKNDTNWIADSRINWFDKS; encoded by the coding sequence GTGTTTGGATTAAATTGTGAAAATAAAAAAGAAAGAGAAATTATTATAGATGATAAGATTAGACGTCAAATGGATGAGAGAGGCTGGAGTGAAGAGGAAATACGATTGTTAGCCAGCTCAGATGCCACAGGGGCTTCTATAGATAGACGTAGCCCTAATAAAACTTCTGATGGATTAGGAAGAAACGATACTGCTTCAGTTTTTGGAAATGATACAGCTTATATTGTAGTAAATGACAGAACAAATGAAGTTGTACAAATTAGTGATAAAAATGATACAAATTGGATTGCAGACAGCAGAATAAATTGGTTTGATAAATCTTAG
- a CDS encoding TonB-dependent siderophore receptor, giving the protein MKRFIIFCIVCLCMPFLFSQETEDDVITVNADKIEQEIDDSIEQKRTITDEDIRKSGAKTVGDALKALPDVNVNTATAGNANESVTMQGLGNGYVKIMIDGVSVSTDISGATPIFQISVENIERIEVIKGADSVLYGSGAMGGVINIITKREKPDLEQKNIENNEKSKIKITGGITEEIGFMPLILGWKNYTAGNLYIAGTHLSNSLAGSFDYNPGKKQSIHDALAGKIDYYENAKKLQGFVRDTLTWNDSWGSAGLYGLYTGSKQVSNYTKTGFDKGSDMTYISQRGEVGFTGKYIQGEKFYLDSFIVGKLYFLNTAYNVKAGIYSSSRETRYNAFDAEFDMRAHWIPNTVNDLTFGVNVMLTSMNGTAFQKRKYALETALFIQDVISLFDGKLILVPGGRFTLAPSIQGSGAIYMGTPKFSIKYNPTETTAFRFSYGMGYKIPSLKEKYWIFRHNYAPGLGNFILYGNPKLIPEKSHSFNIGVEQNVKNLFTVSAGGYFNYIRDLIDSVVTDSLSSPQIREYRNVDKAITYGGDILIRTELDRFKTKIGYAYTGAKFFDTPASRWENLALRVTHRVTVHAAYLIPVIETEIALNMQWNSPQLLSAKTNYYTPDYLMAGLDISKKFFDDTFEVYFALDNMLNNIHFKKGTNNETQKQYYGLNDGIVLRIGGKYTFKN; this is encoded by the coding sequence TTGAAACGATTTATTATTTTTTGCATTGTATGTTTATGCATGCCGTTTTTGTTTTCGCAAGAAACGGAAGATGATGTTATTACTGTTAATGCGGATAAGATTGAGCAAGAGATCGATGATTCGATTGAGCAAAAAAGAACAATTACAGATGAAGATATACGGAAGTCGGGCGCCAAAACGGTAGGTGATGCCTTAAAAGCATTGCCTGATGTTAATGTAAATACTGCTACAGCAGGAAATGCCAATGAATCCGTAACTATGCAGGGGCTTGGTAACGGATATGTAAAAATCATGATAGATGGGGTAAGTGTTTCAACCGATATATCCGGAGCAACGCCTATTTTTCAGATTTCCGTCGAAAACATAGAACGCATTGAAGTTATCAAAGGTGCTGATTCTGTTTTATATGGAAGCGGGGCTATGGGCGGCGTTATCAATATTATAACAAAACGGGAAAAGCCGGATTTAGAACAGAAAAATATCGAAAACAACGAAAAGTCTAAGATTAAAATAACAGGAGGCATTACCGAAGAAATCGGTTTTATGCCGTTGATATTAGGCTGGAAAAATTATACTGCTGGGAACCTTTACATTGCAGGTACGCATCTGTCAAATTCATTGGCCGGCAGCTTTGATTATAATCCCGGCAAAAAACAGAGTATACACGATGCCCTGGCAGGAAAAATCGACTATTACGAAAATGCAAAAAAACTGCAAGGATTTGTCCGTGACACGCTTACTTGGAATGATTCGTGGGGATCAGCCGGTTTATACGGTTTGTATACAGGTTCAAAACAAGTAAGCAACTACACAAAAACCGGCTTTGACAAGGGATCCGATATGACATATATATCGCAGCGAGGAGAAGTTGGGTTTACCGGAAAATACATTCAAGGAGAAAAATTTTATCTTGACAGCTTTATTGTAGGAAAATTATACTTCTTGAATACCGCATACAATGTAAAGGCCGGTATCTACTCATCTTCAAGAGAAACACGTTACAATGCCTTTGATGCCGAGTTTGATATGCGTGCTCACTGGATACCGAATACCGTCAATGATTTGACATTCGGTGTAAATGTAATGCTTACATCAATGAACGGTACGGCATTTCAAAAAAGAAAGTATGCTTTGGAAACGGCCTTGTTTATACAGGATGTAATTTCTCTTTTTGACGGAAAACTGATACTCGTTCCGGGCGGACGCTTTACCCTTGCACCGAGTATTCAGGGGAGCGGAGCTATCTACATGGGAACGCCCAAGTTCAGCATAAAATACAACCCGACTGAAACTACTGCTTTTAGGTTCAGTTATGGAATGGGTTATAAGATTCCTTCTTTAAAAGAAAAATATTGGATTTTCAGACATAACTATGCCCCCGGTTTAGGCAACTTTATTCTTTACGGTAATCCTAAACTTATTCCCGAAAAATCTCACAGCTTTAATATCGGAGTTGAGCAGAATGTAAAAAATCTTTTTACCGTTTCTGCCGGCGGATATTTTAATTACATTCGTGACTTAATTGACAGCGTCGTTACCGATAGTTTATCGTCACCGCAAATACGCGAATATCGAAATGTAGATAAAGCAATAACATACGGCGGCGACATTTTAATAAGAACTGAACTTGACAGATTTAAAACAAAGATAGGATATGCCTATACGGGTGCAAAATTTTTTGATACCCCGGCTTCCCGTTGGGAAAACCTTGCTTTACGGGTTACGCATCGGGTAACGGTTCATGCAGCATATCTTATTCCCGTTATCGAAACGGAAATCGCCCTTAATATGCAATGGAATTCGCCGCAACTTTTAAGTGCAAAAACAAACTACTATACGCCCGACTATCTTATGGCGGGCTTGGATATTTCGAAGAAATTTTTTGACGATACGTTTGAAGTATACTTTGCTTTGGATAATATGCTCAATAATATCCACTTTAAAAAAGGAACAAACAACGAAACGCAAAAACAATATTACGGTCTGAATGACGGTATTGTTTTGCGCATCGGCGGAAAATATACGTTTAAAAATTAA
- a CDS encoding RHS repeat domain-containing protein, producing the protein MGTPLQAIDSEGKLIWERELDIYGRVRKEKGEKGFCNFLYQGQYLDIETELAYNRYRYYDPSTGTYISPAPICPAI; encoded by the coding sequence TTGGGAACGCCTTTACAGGCAATAGACAGCGAAGGAAAACTAATTTGGGAACGAGAGCTTGATATTTACGGTAGAGTACGTAAAGAAAAAGGCGAAAAAGGGTTCTGTAATTTCCTGTATCAAGGTCAATACCTTGATATTGAGACTGAATTAGCATATAATAGATACAGGTATTACGACCCAAGTACAGGCACATACATAAGCCCAGCACCGATATGTCCTGCAATATAA
- a CDS encoding biopolymer transporter ExbD, translated as MFKVDSLSRHDEELVVNITSLIDVIFILLIFFMVSTQFKRSSLPLDLPQSEDTTQEQNTTKVLAVTADAIELDGNAITLEALQAELTVLYQENSELALSLECERTVDFERIVQILTKIQAVGISRIGIVHDPLD; from the coding sequence ATGTTTAAAGTCGATTCTTTATCCCGCCATGACGAGGAACTTGTTGTAAACATTACATCGCTTATCGACGTTATTTTTATTCTGCTCATCTTTTTTATGGTATCTACTCAATTTAAAAGAAGCTCTTTACCGCTTGATTTGCCGCAAAGCGAAGACACGACACAGGAACAAAACACAACAAAGGTTCTTGCTGTTACTGCGGACGCAATAGAATTGGACGGTAATGCCATTACACTTGAAGCACTGCAAGCCGAACTTACCGTCCTGTATCAAGAGAACAGTGAACTTGCTCTGTCTCTTGAATGCGAACGGACGGTTGATTTTGAGCGGATTGTGCAAATATTAACAAAAATACAGGCGGTAGGAATAAGCCGCATCGGAATTGTGCATGACCCGCTGGATTAG
- a CDS encoding MotA/TolQ/ExbB proton channel family protein — MKLIEFINLGGPLNWVLSAILCFCFCQCLERSIYFFQTRKGSKNDVLQRLQSKAAAFSDLPEFQQQKEFIKESTILYYEMNRGLWLLNFISAVSPSIGLLGTVTGLIGSFAKMAEVGAAVNIQDLSGGIWEAMLTTAFGMIISIPALLCYRMFKRIIEKRMMFIELYGEEYEKTVRENMEVSDV; from the coding sequence ATGAAATTGATTGAATTTATTAATTTAGGCGGACCTCTCAACTGGGTGCTTTCCGCTATCTTATGTTTTTGTTTTTGCCAGTGCCTTGAGCGCAGCATATATTTTTTTCAAACGCGGAAAGGTTCAAAAAATGATGTACTCCAACGGCTGCAATCGAAGGCTGCTGCGTTTTCAGATTTGCCGGAGTTTCAGCAACAAAAAGAGTTTATAAAAGAAAGTACGATTTTGTATTATGAAATGAACCGTGGATTGTGGCTGCTCAATTTTATAAGTGCAGTTTCACCGTCAATAGGCTTATTGGGTACGGTTACAGGACTTATAGGTTCATTTGCGAAAATGGCGGAGGTAGGTGCTGCAGTAAATATTCAAGACTTATCCGGCGGCATCTGGGAAGCGATGCTTACTACAGCATTCGGCATGATCATTTCGATTCCCGCCTTGCTGTGTTATCGCATGTTTAAGCGCATTATTGAAAAACGCATGATGTTTATTGAGCTGTATGGTGAAGAATACGAAAAAACAGTGCGGGAAAACATGGAGGTAAGCGATGTTTAA